In Zingiber officinale cultivar Zhangliang chromosome 9B, Zo_v1.1, whole genome shotgun sequence, the genomic window AAATTATGCAAGAACAATGCCAAGAACAACTTGACTTCATCGACCATACAAGGAGGTTGTCAAAATCAATTTAACTTCATATGAATTTTCatcaattaagtaaaatcaatatCTTACTAAGTTCAATAAAACTCTTTATGACAAAAGTCATTAGTATAGAAGAGAACAAAAACTAATTGTTTTGTGATgtattaattatagaatgatgtggatgttaaaatcaaaaaaattcatatatctccataatggtatgatattgtctactttagaTTTAAGCtctcataaatttatttttaagcgCTATCCAAAATGCCTCATACCAATAGTAAGAGATATCTTCCATCTTATAAATTCATAATCTTTTTTAAGTATTTAAAACACTTATATCTCCTCTCAAGacaaaaaaaattcatatatctctataatgaaatgatattatcttttttttttgttttggattaagccttatggatttatttttggactctactCAAAAAgtctcataccaatgaagatatctttcatTTCATAAACTCATAATCTCttctatgtattttcaatgtTAAACTTTGATTGTACTCCCAACAAtagaagcatgaaactaagtgtataaatattttcaatatgaGATTTTGATCATTATCAATAACATGCAGTAAACATTCCTTTTCATAATGTCTCTCTCCCATTCTCATACTTTATTACAAGTCTCTCCTATATTATTATTTTCTCATCCTACATCCATTAAAATTCCAACAGTATCAATTTGTACATATCGAGTTAGCCGGTGACAATCGAGAGGGTCAGAGCAAGAGTCGCCCAATCCACCACCATctttcaacaactacatgtgggTGACAAGAAAATACTATGGAAAAAAATGCTGCGTCACAAACGATATCAGTGATTTCTTGAACGCTACTTAATTTATAAATTGAATTACTTATTGAACCTCCACATTAATTATGATGAGAAATCCTACCATTAGAGAAACAGATGTTAAATATGAATTTGTGAAAGACGAGCTAAGATCCTCCAATAAAGAATGAAAGAccttaaatggtttaaaatttgCACTGCTAGTATGATCGACAAGCTATTAAAGGATACAAGTCCCGAGTCCACATACTAGATATCCCATGTAGCTCAACAATTAGATAGGCATCATTCACCTTGAAACCATTAGTCAATCATTGGTGAGGAAGGCCACTTTCAAAATACTCAAATTCAACCTAGAGCTAGATTTGAACTTAGACTAGAAATAGATAGTGCCCATCGAGATAAACTAGATGCTTCTCATTTTGAGTGGGTCATGGAGATTGAGAATTGCTTTGGCCAGTATGGTATGACTCAAACTAAACGAgcgtgatttttaaaattaaactcgtGGGTTCTTGAAGAATCAATCATACATGGGTAGAGATGAAAAGGATTATTTctaaaaaacaatatatatatatattccaatgTACTTTACAAACCAACACTACTAAGTGGATTAATTTAAAACAATTAAGTATGGATTAATTTAGTTCGTTGGAAatgacttttaaaaaataatgaatcTTGGATCACTAAGCTTAGGCAGCTTTCTCtttgagtttttaaaagaaatgaAACAACAACTATATGATTTTGTTAGAGAGATGTCGTCACCTCACGCCAATGTGCAACGCAGCATACTTGATTTCTAAACTTCATCTCCCCACTCGACGGAGTCAAATTCTTTTATACTAGAGAGAATAATAAATCATGCATATCATAACAGACAACaatataagaaaagaaattaaaaataattctaaattaatacttgaaataaattaattgaattttcattagtGAGCATTGAGTGAGGATCGTATTTGTTCATTAGCTGTGCTACATCAAACAgctattatttttctaataattagttGTTAATAGTTTGGTCACTTGTCCAATTATATAAAAAATGAAATGCGTCATGCTCATAGACTGCCCTACAAACACTATTATGAAAGCTAAAAGTAAATTAGAAAACCGAAATTAACATCACCAAAAGCTAAGTATGTGATGTGAGAAATATATAAATTTCTACGTGTGTGCACCCATGTACTTCGTCTTCTTCATTAGAAAAAACAGAGATGGCTTCGACCAAGGACTGTGCttgtgctggtgctggtgctggtgtcGTTGTGTTGTTCCCACTCATGGCTCATGGTCATATGAATCCTTGCCTCTATCTAGCACGCCTTCTCTCCACACGATATCCTTCCCTTTCCTTCATCCTCCTCACCACCAGCGGCAACTTACCTCACCTCTCCCGCTGCCAGCTCCCCCTGAACATCCGAGCCGTCGGCCTCCCCTTCCACCCCGCTGATCACGACCTCCCCCCTGACGCAGACACCACCTTCGCCCTCCCTCAGAACCTCGTCACCCGCTTCAACCACGCCGTCCAGGACTCCCTCCCCACCCCCTTCCGCGACTACCTCGCCACCCTCCTCGCCGCCGACTCTCCCCTGCTCTGCCTCATCGCCGACATGTTTCTCGCCTGGACTGCTCCCATTGCAGAGGAGCTCGGCGTCTTCCATGCCACCTTCTACTCCTCCGGTCCATACGCCATGTCCATATATAATTCCATATGGATCAACCTCCCCCACGCTGATGGCCGCGACGGCGACGGAGACGAGATCGCCGTCCCAGGAGTGCCCGGCGTCACTGTGCTCCGCCGCCAGTTGGCGCCCAACATGCGCGCCGCTGAGTCGATGCCGGACCACCCCAACTGCCGGTTCGTGCGCCGTCAGGCGGAGTGCTACCGCCATTCTCGCGCCTTTCTGTGGAACACTGCGGAGGCCATCGAGAAACCCTTCCTCGACTTGTGGGCCAAGTCGAACGGGAAACCGGTCTTCGCTGTGGGTCCTCTGTTCGCCGCCGCCGGGGGTCGAGGCACGGTCGTGGACAACAGAGACGTCGCTGCGGAGTGTCTCGCGTGGCTCGACCGCCACTCTCCCCGGTCAGTGGTGTACGTATCGTTTGGATCGCAGAACTGGCTGACACCGGAAGAGGCGGCTGAGTTGGCGGCCGCGTTGGAAAGGAAGGCTAGGCCGTTTCTTTGGGCTGCACCAGCGGTGAACCAAGCCCCGCCACATGCGGCGAGGAGACAGGGGATTAGTATGGTGGCGCGCGGGTGGGTCCCACAGACGGCGATCCTGGGGCACCCAGCTGTGGGAGCGTTCGTGAGCCACGGTGGCTGGAACTCGACTCTGGAGAGCCTCGGGTTCGGGGTTCCCGTGGTGTTCCGGCCGATAGGAGCGGAGCAGTTCTGCAACGAGAAACTTGTCGTCGAAGTGCTTGGGGCGGGGGCGGCGACCGCGGGGAGAGCTGCGGAGACAGCTGAGGTGCTGGAGGAAGTGATGGGGGACGGGGAACGGGGCAGAGAGGTGAGGCGCAGGAGCAAGGAGATCGCGGCAGCACTAGCGGCGGCCGTAGCGGATGGGAATGACGGTGGTGATGGCGTCGGCGAGTCGCTGCGTGCGTTGGATGAGTTCATGAGCTTGGTCAGCGGTCGACGTTGACTTGTTCAGAGTTGACTATCGTGTTTGCTTTGTGAGtgagagagagagtgagagaaATTAATTATACCATTCCGTCTACGCAGTTATCCTCGAATAAATTAAATCTCGTCCCTcttgtattatttttaattaaacataaaattataTGTATCTAGAGATTCCATATTATATATATTCATGGTTAAAACCTCTAACCATTTTGCATGGATTCCATGTTGCaacaaaatttagtttaaatcTTGATTAGATTATACATATATGTTAAATAAAAGAACATCTTATTATGGTTTAAATCATATTTTTCGTGGGAGTAATtctagggggccgctgatgtgacggttccacatttagagatgataattttttattcGATATTAAAATATGGCCCGAActgaatataaaaaaattaagttaggatTAGATTAtttattggatttggatcatatTCAAATCAATCTGATTGACATGATTAATAAATTGATCAAATTTTGATCAACCTGAAATGACTCGATTACAACCCGTGAATTCGTTTATAAATATTTTCGAGTCGGATCCTGGTCAGATTCTGATTTAGTTTgggttaaaataaatatatttttataaaattggtCTTTTGAGGTCAGGTTCAGATTGAATTCGGGTTaagatgaatatattttttataaatgagTCATTTCAAGTTGAGTCGGATTCAGGTTGAATTCGGGTTGTAGACCATTTCAGATTGGATTCGAATCAAATACAGATAAATAAATTGGGTTGAAGTCGAATAATTTTGACCTGAAATATTAATTCAAGTCGGGTTCGGATTTTAATGTTTTAATTCGTCAATTCGTCAATCCGCCAATCCGCCAATCTACACCTGACAGTCTGAATCCAAATCTAATATGAATTGTCACTCCTAATCTAAGGTACGTTTTCTAGAAGGATGTCTAaggttaggatttttttttttcttacatcTCATCTTATAGTTTATTTTCATACAAATAATGAATTCTAAAGAACTAAATGACCTGTTTTTCTCTAGATCTAAATAATTAGAGTGTTCAATAATTTAGGATTAGCTTTTTTtcccttttgtttttctttctcttcttgtgCTCCAACTTTATCTTTGCAATTCACACTCTTTCTAATTAGGGTTTAGGATTTTAATGTCTTGGCTTCTCTTTTTCATGTGCAATAACTATAAATGCATGATGCTTAAATATTCATATATCAAAAAGAGTTTAGGGTTTTGTTACCCAATAAGTAAGAGGAAGATGTGGATGGTGTCTCGTCTTGTGTGGATGAGTATCTTGATGCTTTATAATTTTACTTTACAAatcttttatcatttaattaatcTCCTACTTTTTTATAATTCCTCTGTAGGACGCATATTGTAGGGTATTCAATGTTCTTTGATTAGTCATCATGTATCTCTTTTTGATCatttgtccatttaatttgcCTTCTTAACATGCAATGATATTAGCGCTGATGCACCAGATTTTACCATAACATCAACGTTAAGTGTACACGAGAGCCGTATTAGGATGAGTGACCCTTGGAAAATTCTTATGTTGCACCTATTTATTCTTGGGGCTATGATACAGTAAAAAAATGTTAAATTGTCACTCAGGTATTCGTGATTCGATCTTTAGCTATAACATATTTATAGAGATTTTTTCTTTAAATGGGACACACAATTACGGAATGTTAGACTTCTAAACACACAATTACTGGATGTTGAGCTTTTAGACTGTTCGTCATGAGTATTTCTCAATTTATCCTGACGGCCAATACAATGGTGGAGCCACGTTGATGGCTACCTGGGTTGTA contains:
- the LOC122025106 gene encoding UDP-glycosyltransferase 92A1-like — encoded protein: MASTKDCACAGAGAGVVVLFPLMAHGHMNPCLYLARLLSTRYPSLSFILLTTSGNLPHLSRCQLPLNIRAVGLPFHPADHDLPPDADTTFALPQNLVTRFNHAVQDSLPTPFRDYLATLLAADSPLLCLIADMFLAWTAPIAEELGVFHATFYSSGPYAMSIYNSIWINLPHADGRDGDGDEIAVPGVPGVTVLRRQLAPNMRAAESMPDHPNCRFVRRQAECYRHSRAFLWNTAEAIEKPFLDLWAKSNGKPVFAVGPLFAAAGGRGTVVDNRDVAAECLAWLDRHSPRSVVYVSFGSQNWLTPEEAAELAAALERKARPFLWAAPAVNQAPPHAARRQGISMVARGWVPQTAILGHPAVGAFVSHGGWNSTLESLGFGVPVVFRPIGAEQFCNEKLVVEVLGAGAATAGRAAETAEVLEEVMGDGERGREVRRRSKEIAAALAAAVADGNDGGDGVGESLRALDEFMSLVSGRR